The Bubalus bubalis isolate 160015118507 breed Murrah chromosome 2, NDDB_SH_1, whole genome shotgun sequence genome includes the window GGTGCTACATGGCTTCTTTCCTAAGAAGCATGAGTAAAGGTGCGGTGGGAACCGCTGTTCTggatccattttaaaaaatgtgtgtgtttttaagggTAGAGAAGTAGGATGAGATCCCGGCCACAGACACTCAGTATTCTTTGCTCTCTCCCACCTGTAACTTTGAGCTTGTTATTTGGGACATCAGGATTGGCACTGAATCCCTCCTACCTGTAGGTCTGGGCCCCTTTGCCAGCCCTAGGCTACTCAGAAGACTTACtggttcccttttcctttttgaaggacttaaaggagaagaaggaagttGTGGAGGAGGCGGAGAATGGGAGAGAGGCACCTGCAAATGGGAATGCTGTGAGTGTCTGCTGTGGTCATGACCCCCAGCAGCTCCTGGCCTGGACTTCTTACTTAAGACTTTGGGCTTAATcaagggtggggcggggggccgAGGCCTTGGCCAGTTCTGTACTGGGATCTCTGGCTAGAACTTCAGGGGACATCTCTCCGGGGGTCTGGTCTGTAGAAGCCCAGGGCAGGGTCTGGAAGAAGGGACGTTGGGGGCAGAGTGATGTTCTGTCCTCATCAACAAGCTGCTCTGCTTTCTGTCGAGGAGAATGAGGAAAATGGGGAGCAGGAGGCAGACAACGAGGTAGacgaagaagaggaggaaggtggggaggaagaggaggaggaggaggaaggtgacGGTGAGtagctttgttctttctggtCTTTCCTAGCAGATGGGGAGGGACTGGGGTCTccctggcgggggtggggtgggggtgggggtgggggtccaagGGACCACCTCCAACTGGGCTTGTAGCCACAGAGCGGATATCTTTCTCACTTTGGCCAGTGACTGTGgggctgtgtccccagcaccacGCTCACGCCCACTGGAGAGTGCCCTCCATGCCCCGATCAGTTGGTtggtggggcttctctggtttcACTTGGGTTGTCTTACCTCTGATGACAAGCTGCCTATGATGGGCAGTGTGGGTGCAGCGACTGCCCAGTTTGTCAGGCAGCAGAGATGGCTCAGCGGCACTCAACCCTGGTTACTCGGTTACTGGAGATTGCCCAAGGAGCTGCAGTTTTCCTGTCATCGTGTCCACCACCCCCCCTGTTGCTGGCTGCCACTGAGCGGAAGAGTCCCAGGACCCACTGTGCCTGGTTAGTTGAGGAAGGCA containing:
- the PTMA gene encoding prothymosin alpha isoform X2: MSDAAVDTSSEITTKDLKEKKEVVEEAENGREAPANGNANEENGEQEADNEVDEEEEEGGEEEEEEEEGDGEEEDGDEDEEAEAATGKRAAEDDEDDDVDTKKQKTDEDD
- the PTMA gene encoding prothymosin alpha isoform X1, whose protein sequence is MSDAAVDTSSEITTKDLKEKKEVVEEAENGREAPANGNAENEENGEQEADNEVDEEEEEGGEEEEEEEEGDGEEEDGDEDEEAEAATGKRAAEDDEDDDVDTKKQKTDEDD